A window of the Bacillota bacterium genome harbors these coding sequences:
- the cas4a gene encoding type I-A CRISPR-associated protein Cas4/Csa1, translating into MYFLTEEERKRLLKGLIPKSRQNEVNEDLRGWNWHRPPLEPLYDVKLALYEVASRYCPTGRDLFLRRVHKVKPPPNKAMVLGSVFHDTLVTIMVRAKKLIYEKGVAGYQEIVQALREPDLAPLERHRASLGDEGFEEAMRRCRIIWEFEAARIIARVQEYLAKQPHIGEDSLVSLAIPVVVEQKLDGSFLGLSANLSADAFTFSEPMVLDLKFGERRPFHRLTTAGYALVMEALHEYPINVGCLIYAEFREDRLVISKDFHLIDDEVRQWFIEERDEKMRMIAEEIDPGRADDCRPACPYHATCWPSDGRSPGPRPRRPGP; encoded by the coding sequence ATGTACTTCCTTACCGAAGAGGAGCGCAAGCGCCTGCTCAAGGGTCTCATCCCCAAGTCACGGCAGAACGAGGTGAACGAGGATCTGCGGGGCTGGAACTGGCACCGGCCGCCCCTCGAACCCCTCTATGACGTCAAGCTGGCTCTCTATGAGGTGGCCTCCCGGTACTGCCCCACCGGCCGCGACCTCTTCCTGCGCCGGGTGCACAAGGTGAAGCCCCCTCCCAACAAGGCCATGGTCCTGGGCTCCGTCTTCCACGACACCCTGGTCACCATCATGGTCCGGGCCAAGAAACTGATCTACGAGAAGGGGGTGGCCGGTTACCAGGAAATCGTGCAGGCCCTGAGGGAGCCCGATCTCGCGCCCCTGGAGCGGCACCGGGCATCACTGGGAGACGAGGGGTTCGAGGAGGCCATGCGCCGGTGCCGCATCATCTGGGAGTTCGAGGCGGCCCGCATCATCGCCCGCGTCCAGGAGTACCTGGCCAAGCAGCCCCACATCGGTGAGGACTCGCTGGTCTCCCTGGCCATCCCGGTGGTGGTGGAACAGAAACTGGACGGCTCCTTCCTGGGCCTCAGCGCCAACCTGAGCGCGGATGCCTTCACCTTCTCCGAACCCATGGTGCTGGACCTCAAGTTCGGAGAGCGTCGGCCGTTTCACCGGCTCACCACCGCGGGTTACGCCCTCGTGATGGAGGCTCTGCACGAGTATCCCATCAACGTGGGGTGCCTCATTTATGCCGAGTTCCGCGAAGACCGCCTGGTGATCAGCAAGGACTTCCACCTCATCGACGACGAGGTAAGGCAGTGGTTTATCGAGGAGCGGGACGAAAAGATGCGCATGATCGCCGAGGAGATCGACCCCGGCCGCGCCGACGATTGCCGTCCCGCCTGCCCGTACCATGCGACATGCTGGCCCTCGGACGGCCGCAGTCCTGGCCCTCGCCCCCGACGCCCCGGCCCGTGA